From Oncorhynchus nerka isolate Pitt River unplaced genomic scaffold, Oner_Uvic_2.0 unplaced_scaffold_896, whole genome shotgun sequence, the proteins below share one genomic window:
- the LOC135570925 gene encoding serine/threonine-protein kinase haspin-like encodes MVSVCLRELSSLKEKKHNQTTGFIGLKDLHCVKGCYPPSLLKAWDSFNTQRGSENDRPDFFNDEQLFLILEFEFGGRDLENSNGQVRRLGEQ; translated from the exons atggtgtctgtctgtctcagggagctGAGCAGTCTAAAGGAGAAGAAACACAACCAGACCACTGGCTTCATTGGACTGAAGGA TCTCCACTGTGTCAAGGGCTGCTACCCTCCAAGCCTGCTAAAAGCCTGGGACTCCttcaacacacagagaggatcagagaatgaccggccag ATTTCTTCAATGACGAGCAGCTGTTTCTGATCCTGGAGTTTGAGTTTGGAGGcagagacctggagaacagtaatggacaggtgaggagacttggagaacagtaa